A genome region from Arachis duranensis cultivar V14167 chromosome 6, aradu.V14167.gnm2.J7QH, whole genome shotgun sequence includes the following:
- the LOC107494132 gene encoding uncharacterized protein LOC107494132 codes for MAEDLVLDTAIRDWVLIPLSVVMVLIGVLRYFVSKLMRSSQTPDVKIVKEGQMMLRARNLRAGANFIPAKAFRARKIYFCNEENGLLFVPKGQAQNPQAQMFSDPNMAMDMMKKNLSMIIPQTLTFAWVNFFFSGFVAAKIPFPLTQRFRSMLQNGIDLSTVDVSYVSSRSWYFLNLFGLRGLFSLILGEENAVDDTQRMMQMGGFGMDPSKGLSAEKDNLDITQHDWALPNFEQRAEAVLRKVIN; via the exons ATGGCAGAAGATCTGGTTCTAGATACTGCAATCAGAGACTGGGTGCTGATCCCTCTCTCTGTGGTTATGGTTCTAATTGGTGTGCTCCGGTATTTTGTCTCTAAGCTTATGCGCTCTTCCCAAACCCCTGATGTCAAAATTGTCAAAGAAGG GCAAATGATGCTTAGAGCTCGGAACCTGCGTGCTGGAGCGAATTTCATTCCAGCGAAGGCTTTCCGTGCCCGCAAGATTTACTTTTGTAACGAG GAAAATGGGCTGTTGTTTGTTCCAAAGGGCCAAGCGCAGAATCCGCAAGCTCAGATGTTCTCCGATCCAAACATGGCCATGGATATGATGAAGAAAAACCTTTCTATGATCATTCCTCAg ACTCTTACCTTTGCTTGGgtgaactttttcttttctggttTTGTAGCAG CCAAGATACCCTTTCCTCTGACACAGAGATTTAGGTCGATGTTACAGAATGGAATAGACCTAAGCACAGTAGATGTTAGCTATGTTAGCAGCCGCTCCTg GTACTTCCTCAATTTGTTTGGATTACGAGGATTGTTTAGTCTCATCTTGGGGGAGGAAAATG CTGTGGATGATACACAACGTATGATGCAAATGGGTGGATTTGGAATGGACCCTTCAAAG GGCTTGAGTGCCGAGAAAGACAATCTTGACATAACACAACATGATTGGGCCTTACCAAATTTCGAGCAACGTGCTGAAGCTGTGTTAAGGAAAGTTATCAATTGA